A window of Pseudodesulfovibrio hydrargyri contains these coding sequences:
- a CDS encoding rhodanese-like domain-containing protein, whose protein sequence is MQDQLSHYENKLRWEIDSWDLNESRKNGQNVVVIDARGTAAYDAEHIPGAVGLPHREMNEASTAGFDRDALYVTYCDGIGCNASTKGALNMTRLGFTVKELIGGLDWWRRDGYPTEKGEAAPTIGCAC, encoded by the coding sequence ATGCAGGACCAACTGAGCCACTACGAGAACAAGCTGCGCTGGGAGATCGATTCCTGGGATTTGAACGAGAGCCGCAAGAACGGACAGAACGTGGTGGTCATCGACGCGCGCGGAACCGCCGCGTATGACGCCGAGCACATCCCCGGCGCGGTCGGCCTGCCCCATCGGGAGATGAACGAGGCGTCCACCGCCGGATTCGACCGCGACGCCCTGTACGTGACATACTGCGACGGCATAGGCTGCAACGCCTCCACCAAGGGCGCCCTGAACATGACCCGTCTGGGCTTCACCGTGAAGGAACTCATCGGCGGGCTGGACTGGTGGCGGCGCGACGGCTACCCCACCGAAAAGGGCGAAGCGGCACCCACCATAGGCTGCGCCTGCTGA
- a CDS encoding chloride channel protein, producing MADKSEPLFLKLRRPNIRFLFLAILIGGLAGYGAVLFKLILKYMQWLFYQDTADWLTFAGSVPLWMKLVMPTAGGLVVGLVVSYFASEAKGHGVPEVMQAIALRGGRIRKRVAAAKIFASAVTIGSGGSVGREGPMVQIGASIGSSVGQIFKIPRVHMKTMVGCGAAAGIAATFNAPIAGVLFALEIIIGDFGVMQFSPVVLSSVMATAISRYYFGDFPHFDIPTYSIVSLWEYLFYPVLGVVTGLVALAFTNSLYWLEDRFDAMPIPDWTKPAIGGAVLGVVFAVYPQVFGVGYGAMNATLLDKTPFALMLVLVAVKIVASSVTLGSGGSGGIFAPSLFMGCMTGGAFGYVVHMLLPAYTATPAAYALVAMGGLVAGTTYAPITAILIIFEMTSDYSIILPLMLTCITATVMNSTIQRASIYTTKLLRRGIDIEAGRERHLLSHMLVKEVMVRDFVTIPQTMTLSSILWTFKTENAPYLHVVDEDQRLTGIISFRDLRAVLNEEGLADLLIAHDLATQNPVTVTTDDTLQDALDKITDRGVSQLPVLSTGKEPRVVGTLTELAIDAAYNSATVRAEIAEGPNRDAL from the coding sequence ATGGCCGACAAAAGCGAACCGCTCTTTCTCAAGCTCAGACGACCCAACATCCGATTTCTGTTCCTGGCCATCCTCATCGGCGGATTGGCCGGGTACGGGGCGGTTCTGTTCAAGCTGATCCTCAAATACATGCAGTGGTTGTTCTATCAGGACACCGCCGACTGGCTGACCTTCGCGGGCTCCGTTCCCTTGTGGATGAAACTGGTCATGCCCACGGCGGGCGGCCTGGTGGTCGGGCTGGTGGTCAGCTATTTCGCATCCGAGGCCAAGGGCCACGGCGTGCCCGAGGTCATGCAGGCCATCGCGCTCAGGGGCGGGCGCATCCGCAAGCGGGTGGCCGCGGCCAAGATCTTCGCCTCGGCCGTGACCATCGGCTCGGGCGGGTCCGTGGGCCGCGAGGGACCCATGGTCCAGATCGGGGCGTCCATCGGCTCGTCCGTGGGCCAGATATTCAAGATTCCGCGCGTGCACATGAAGACCATGGTCGGCTGCGGGGCCGCCGCGGGCATCGCCGCCACCTTCAACGCGCCCATAGCCGGGGTGCTCTTCGCCCTGGAGATCATCATCGGCGACTTCGGGGTCATGCAGTTCTCGCCCGTGGTCCTGTCGTCGGTCATGGCCACGGCCATCTCCCGCTATTATTTCGGCGATTTTCCGCATTTCGACATCCCCACCTATTCCATCGTCTCCCTGTGGGAGTACCTGTTCTACCCGGTGCTCGGCGTGGTCACGGGTCTGGTGGCCCTGGCCTTCACCAACTCCCTGTATTGGCTTGAGGACCGTTTCGACGCCATGCCCATCCCGGATTGGACCAAGCCGGCCATCGGCGGGGCCGTGCTCGGTGTCGTCTTCGCCGTGTACCCGCAGGTCTTCGGCGTGGGCTACGGGGCCATGAACGCGACCCTGCTCGACAAGACCCCGTTCGCCCTCATGCTCGTGCTCGTGGCGGTCAAGATCGTGGCTTCCTCGGTGACCCTGGGCTCGGGCGGGTCGGGCGGCATCTTCGCGCCCAGCCTGTTCATGGGTTGCATGACCGGCGGAGCCTTCGGCTACGTGGTCCACATGCTGCTTCCGGCCTACACGGCCACGCCCGCTGCCTACGCCCTGGTGGCCATGGGCGGCCTGGTGGCGGGCACGACGTACGCGCCCATCACGGCCATTCTGATCATCTTCGAGATGACCTCGGACTACTCCATCATCCTGCCGCTCATGCTGACCTGCATCACGGCCACGGTCATGAATTCGACCATCCAGCGGGCGTCCATCTACACCACCAAGCTGTTGCGGCGCGGCATCGACATCGAGGCGGGCCGGGAGCGGCACCTGCTCTCGCACATGCTGGTCAAGGAGGTCATGGTCCGCGACTTCGTGACCATCCCCCAGACCATGACCCTGTCGAGTATCCTGTGGACCTTCAAGACCGAAAACGCGCCGTACCTGCACGTGGTGGACGAGGACCAGCGGCTGACCGGGATCATCTCCTTCAGGGACCTGCGGGCCGTGCTCAACGAGGAAGGGTTGGCCGACCTGCTCATCGCCCACGACCTGGCCACCCAGAACCCGGTGACCGTGACCACGGACGACACCCTGCAGGACGCCCTGGACAAGATCACGGACCGGGGCGTATCCCAACTCCCGGTGCTATCCACCGGCAAGGAGCCGAGGGTGGTCGGCACCCTGACCGAGCTGGCCATCGACGCGGCCTACAACTCGGCCACGGTCAGGGCGGAGATAGCCGAAGGCCCGAACCGGGACGCCCTCTAG
- a CDS encoding dihydrolipoyl dehydrogenase family protein, protein MTFDLVVIGAGPGGFDAAVEAANLGLSVALVERDFLGGTCLNRGCIPTKLWLGATSSIEELHNQARMKVASGEVTVDFAGLQGRVQKHLGATRKAMAMQLKKLGVELVEGTGRLSGDHRVTVVTADGEQTLDYKKLVVATGSKPIFFPGLEPDGECVLDSDMFLAMESMPKSLIVVGAGFIGLEMAQVAHRFGCTITVVDAMDRVAPLEDPEVSKALASMFKRWKWDIRLEERVAGVRTRDGRAELTFQTGDKLTADKALVAVGRGPVTQGIGLEEAGIELLFNQIQVDDYLMAAPDIYAIGDANGHIQLAHAASHQAHYVARHAAGRIEGPYACPPVPSVLYGAPEAMRVGMMENEAFLADFDSTEVSTAQLAANPMAQAHAATQGFVKVVWSGGRVVGVTAVGHDVSRLVTPAAMIVQQGWTADDTHSIIFAHPSLDESLLAALTAERKKVQ, encoded by the coding sequence ATGACCTTTGATCTCGTGGTCATCGGAGCCGGTCCCGGCGGGTTCGACGCCGCCGTGGAAGCCGCGAACCTCGGCCTGTCCGTGGCCCTGGTGGAAAGGGACTTCCTGGGCGGCACCTGCCTCAACCGGGGATGCATCCCGACCAAGCTCTGGCTCGGCGCGACATCAAGCATCGAGGAACTGCACAACCAGGCCCGCATGAAGGTCGCCTCGGGCGAGGTGACCGTGGACTTCGCCGGGCTGCAAGGCCGGGTGCAAAAGCACCTCGGAGCCACCCGCAAGGCCATGGCCATGCAGCTTAAGAAGCTCGGCGTCGAGCTGGTCGAGGGCACGGGCCGCCTGTCCGGCGATCACCGGGTAACGGTGGTCACGGCCGACGGCGAGCAAACGCTGGACTACAAAAAGCTCGTGGTCGCCACCGGGTCCAAGCCCATCTTCTTCCCGGGCCTGGAGCCGGACGGCGAATGCGTGCTCGACTCCGACATGTTCCTGGCCATGGAATCCATGCCGAAATCACTGATCGTGGTCGGCGCGGGCTTCATCGGCCTGGAAATGGCCCAGGTGGCCCACCGCTTCGGCTGCACGATCACCGTGGTGGACGCCATGGACCGCGTGGCCCCGCTGGAGGACCCCGAGGTCTCCAAGGCGCTGGCCTCCATGTTCAAGCGCTGGAAATGGGACATCCGCCTGGAGGAGCGCGTGGCCGGTGTCCGGACCAGGGACGGCAGGGCCGAGCTGACCTTCCAGACCGGCGACAAGCTGACCGCGGACAAGGCCCTGGTGGCCGTTGGACGCGGCCCCGTGACCCAGGGGATCGGCCTGGAAGAGGCGGGCATCGAGTTGCTCTTCAACCAGATCCAGGTCGACGACTACCTCATGGCCGCGCCCGACATCTACGCCATCGGCGACGCCAACGGCCACATCCAGCTGGCCCACGCGGCCTCCCACCAGGCCCATTACGTGGCCCGGCACGCCGCCGGAAGGATCGAAGGCCCCTACGCCTGCCCGCCGGTGCCGAGCGTGCTTTACGGCGCGCCCGAGGCCATGCGCGTGGGCATGATGGAGAACGAGGCGTTCCTGGCCGACTTCGACTCCACCGAGGTCTCCACGGCCCAGCTCGCGGCCAACCCCATGGCCCAGGCCCACGCGGCCACCCAGGGGTTCGTCAAGGTGGTCTGGTCCGGCGGTCGCGTGGTCGGCGTCACCGCAGTGGGCCACGACGTGTCCCGCCTGGTCACCCCGGCGGCCATGATCGTGCAACAGGGCTGGACAGCGGACGATACGCACTCGATCATCTTCGCACACCCGTCCCTGGACGAGTCCCTGCTCGCGGCCCTCACGGCCGAAAGGAAGAAAGTACAATGA
- a CDS encoding ribonuclease J, which translates to MVQKSFTLYPLGGLGEIGMNCMLYQTERSLVMVDCGLMFPEDYHFGVDVVIPCFDFVLRNKKMLNGIVLTHGHEDHIGALPWLLQNVDVPVYGSEFTLGLVESKLREHDLDRWADLRPVRPYDRLLLGDFRFNFFPVCHSIIEGFGLGIETPVGRVVHTGDFKIDRNPLGGHATDLAAFRKFSDDGVRLMLSDSTNVGNEGFALTEREIKVSLREIFNTAKGRILVSLFSSHIQRIQEIFDLADAEGRKVAVSGKSLHRNIELARDLGHLKVPKGTFIELDALDEYGDSQLVLLVTGSQGEPLAALSRIAMGEHRQLSVRPDDLFILSSRFIPGNVKAINRVINNLYRLGAEVLYEKMHGIHASGHAHAGELTLMLQTVRPEYFIPVHGEYRHLVKHRRLAVDSGVEDGKSMVVENGQPVTFFEDGAIELPPRIAAEKILVDGKGVGDVGQTVLKERQLLAGEGMVIVVLVVDEASGEISMGPDIMSKGFVFEQQYMHLLDDAKCIVLDVHENIAPGDTTKLKERIRSALRRFFRKVLGRDPVVVPLVISI; encoded by the coding sequence GTGGTCCAAAAGTCCTTCACACTCTATCCGCTGGGCGGGCTCGGCGAGATCGGCATGAACTGCATGCTCTACCAGACCGAGAGGTCCCTGGTCATGGTGGACTGTGGCCTGATGTTCCCGGAGGACTACCATTTCGGCGTGGACGTGGTCATCCCCTGTTTCGATTTCGTCCTGCGCAACAAGAAGATGCTCAACGGCATCGTCCTGACCCACGGCCACGAGGACCACATCGGCGCGCTGCCCTGGCTGCTGCAGAACGTGGACGTGCCGGTCTACGGCTCGGAGTTCACCCTCGGCCTGGTCGAGAGCAAGCTGCGCGAGCACGACCTGGACCGCTGGGCCGACCTGCGCCCGGTGCGCCCCTACGACCGCCTTCTGCTCGGCGATTTCCGTTTCAATTTCTTCCCGGTCTGCCACTCGATCATCGAAGGGTTCGGCCTGGGCATCGAAACCCCGGTGGGCCGGGTGGTGCACACCGGCGACTTCAAGATCGACCGCAATCCGCTGGGCGGCCACGCCACCGACCTGGCCGCTTTCCGCAAGTTCTCGGACGACGGCGTGCGGCTGATGCTCTCGGACTCCACCAACGTGGGCAATGAGGGGTTCGCCCTGACCGAGCGGGAGATCAAGGTCTCCCTGCGCGAGATATTCAACACGGCCAAGGGGCGCATCCTGGTCTCCCTTTTTTCCAGCCACATCCAGCGCATCCAGGAAATCTTCGACCTGGCCGACGCCGAAGGGCGCAAGGTGGCCGTGTCGGGCAAGTCCCTGCACCGCAACATCGAGCTGGCCCGCGACCTCGGGCATCTCAAGGTGCCCAAGGGCACGTTCATCGAGCTGGACGCCCTGGACGAATACGGCGACTCCCAGCTGGTCCTGCTGGTTACCGGCTCCCAGGGGGAACCCCTGGCCGCCCTGTCGCGCATCGCCATGGGCGAGCACCGTCAGCTTTCCGTGCGGCCCGACGACCTGTTCATCCTCTCCTCGCGGTTCATTCCGGGCAACGTCAAGGCCATCAACCGGGTCATCAACAACCTCTATCGGCTCGGGGCCGAGGTCCTGTACGAGAAGATGCACGGCATCCACGCCTCGGGCCACGCCCATGCGGGCGAGTTGACATTGATGCTCCAGACCGTGCGGCCCGAATATTTCATCCCCGTGCACGGGGAGTACCGCCATCTGGTCAAGCATCGGCGGCTGGCCGTGGACAGCGGCGTGGAGGACGGGAAATCCATGGTCGTGGAGAACGGCCAGCCCGTGACCTTTTTCGAGGACGGGGCCATCGAACTGCCGCCGCGCATCGCGGCGGAAAAGATTTTGGTGGACGGCAAGGGCGTGGGCGATGTGGGCCAGACCGTGCTCAAGGAACGCCAGCTGCTGGCGGGCGAGGGCATGGTCATCGTGGTCCTGGTGGTCGACGAGGCCTCTGGTGAAATCTCCATGGGCCCGGACATCATGAGCAAGGGGTTCGTCTTCGAGCAGCAGTACATGCACCTGCTCGACGACGCCAAGTGCATCGTCCTGGACGTGCACGAGAACATCGCGCCCGGCGACACGACCAAGCTCAAGGAGCGCATCCGTTCGGCCCTGCGCCGCTTCTTCCGCAAGGTGCTCGGCCGCGACCCCGTGGTCGTCCCCCTGGTCATTTCCATCTAG
- the gcvPB gene encoding aminomethyl-transferring glycine dehydrogenase subunit GcvPB, with product MKTIFEKSVAGREGCWPCEGMAEEAYIPKELLRDGDVGLPSASELDVVRHFTRLSQRNFGVDGNFYPLGSCTMKYNPKFTEVVAAMPGFTRLHPVLPQLRGAGGLCQGALEVMYETESLLCEITGMSAFTLHPMAGAHGELTGVMLMAAYHKDRGNKKTKVIVPDSAHGTNPASAAIAGFDVVSVESKDGIVDPAALAEVLDDEVAGMMMTCPNTLGLFEKNLPEIVKMLRKVDALLYYDGANLNAIMGKMRVGDVGFDIVHLNLHKTFATPHGGGGPGSGPVGVSEKVAPFLPISRVAKREDGRYFLDYDQPKSIGYVAPFYGNFGVYLKAYAYILRLGGKGLTRATENAVLAANYMRKRLCDHFEVPYNRICMHEFVASASEQAKKGVHALDFAKGLLDKGYHAPTVYFPLIVPEAIMIEPTETENKETLDQFCDDLIELAGLVDSNPEALTSAPVTLPVTRLDETKAARSMELTDDL from the coding sequence ATGAAGACCATATTCGAAAAATCCGTAGCCGGACGCGAGGGCTGCTGGCCCTGCGAAGGCATGGCCGAAGAGGCCTATATCCCCAAGGAACTGCTGCGCGACGGCGACGTCGGCCTGCCCTCGGCCTCCGAGCTCGACGTGGTCCGCCACTTCACCCGGCTCTCCCAGCGCAACTTCGGCGTGGACGGCAACTTCTACCCGCTGGGGTCGTGCACCATGAAGTACAACCCCAAGTTCACCGAAGTGGTCGCGGCCATGCCCGGCTTCACCCGGCTGCATCCGGTCCTGCCCCAGCTTCGGGGCGCGGGCGGGCTGTGCCAGGGCGCGCTGGAGGTCATGTACGAGACCGAGTCCCTGCTCTGCGAGATCACCGGCATGTCCGCCTTCACCCTGCACCCCATGGCCGGTGCGCACGGCGAGCTGACCGGCGTCATGCTCATGGCCGCCTACCACAAGGACCGGGGCAATAAAAAAACCAAGGTCATCGTGCCCGACTCGGCCCACGGCACCAACCCGGCGTCGGCCGCCATCGCGGGCTTCGACGTGGTCTCGGTGGAGTCCAAGGACGGCATCGTGGATCCGGCCGCCCTGGCCGAGGTCCTGGACGACGAGGTGGCGGGCATGATGATGACATGCCCCAACACGCTCGGCCTGTTCGAGAAGAATCTGCCCGAGATCGTCAAGATGCTGCGCAAGGTCGACGCCCTGCTCTACTACGACGGGGCCAACCTGAACGCCATCATGGGCAAGATGCGCGTGGGCGACGTGGGCTTCGACATCGTCCACCTCAACCTGCACAAGACCTTCGCCACCCCGCACGGCGGCGGCGGTCCCGGCTCCGGCCCGGTGGGCGTGTCCGAAAAGGTCGCCCCGTTCCTGCCCATCTCCCGCGTGGCCAAGCGCGAGGACGGCCGCTACTTCCTGGATTACGACCAGCCCAAGTCCATCGGCTACGTGGCCCCGTTCTACGGCAACTTCGGCGTGTACCTGAAGGCCTACGCCTACATCCTGCGCCTGGGCGGCAAGGGGCTGACCCGGGCCACCGAAAACGCGGTCCTGGCCGCCAACTACATGCGCAAGCGGCTGTGCGACCACTTCGAGGTCCCCTATAACCGCATCTGCATGCACGAATTCGTGGCCTCGGCCTCCGAACAGGCCAAGAAGGGCGTGCACGCGCTCGACTTCGCCAAGGGGCTGCTGGACAAGGGGTATCACGCGCCCACGGTCTACTTCCCGCTGATCGTGCCCGAGGCGATCATGATCGAGCCCACCGAGACCGAGAACAAGGAAACGCTGGACCAATTCTGCGACGATCTCATCGAACTGGCCGGACTGGTCGATTCCAACCCCGAGGCGCTGACCTCGGCCCCGGTCACCCTGCCCGTGACCCGGCTGGACGAGACCAAGGCCGCCCGTTCCATGGAGCTGACCGATGACCTTTGA
- a CDS encoding YhcH/YjgK/YiaL family protein, whose product MILDILDNADLYADLNPRFPAAFAFLRRPDLADLPAGRIDIEDGLYAMVAKGPGRKPEDALIETHDHYIDLAYVISGADSIGWKARRDLGPAVDAPDPRADVAFYEDRPTHWAEVLPGMIAAYFPEDAHMPMISDAEIHKIIMKVRV is encoded by the coding sequence ATGATCCTGGACATCCTCGATAACGCGGACCTGTACGCGGACCTCAACCCCCGCTTCCCCGCCGCCTTCGCCTTCCTGCGCAGGCCGGACCTCGCCGATCTGCCCGCCGGGCGGATCGACATCGAGGACGGCCTGTACGCCATGGTCGCCAAGGGGCCGGGCCGCAAGCCCGAGGACGCGCTCATCGAGACCCATGACCATTACATAGATCTGGCCTACGTCATCTCCGGCGCGGACTCCATCGGCTGGAAGGCGCGCCGCGACCTCGGCCCGGCGGTCGATGCCCCGGACCCGCGCGCCGACGTGGCCTTTTACGAGGACCGACCCACCCACTGGGCCGAAGTCCTGCCCGGCATGATCGCCGCCTACTTTCCCGAAGACGCGCACATGCCCATGATCTCGGACGCCGAGATCCACAAGATCATCATGAAGGTCAGGGTCTGA
- the gcvPA gene encoding aminomethyl-transferring glycine dehydrogenase subunit GcvPA has product MPFVPHTEDEVREMLAAIGVGSVEDLFAEITQDMRPKSFDIPDGLSEMEVLSKLEGLAAKNATNSVSFLGAGFYDHYIPAAVDALTMRGEFYTAYTPYQPEASQGTLQAIFEYQTAVTRLLGMECANASVYDGGTALYEALMMAVRKTKRRKIVVSEALNPIYRVMLGSYTSNLDLEFVTVPHKDGRTDVEGLKAALDDSIAAVLVQNPNFFGSINDFTELFAAAAKVKAVSVVSAYPVLQALLKTPGAMGADIAVAEGQSLGLPLSFGGPYLGIMTCTKAMIRQMPGRIVGRTTDTEGRTGYVLTLQAREQHIRRQKATSNICSNQSLCALRALVHMCALGELGIKRAARVSVERAHICAERLTSIPGVDMLTKGAFGNEFAVTLPVNAFEVIAKLTERGFVPGFPLGRYFDGLENGLLVACTEKTSEEQIGIFAEMLRGALK; this is encoded by the coding sequence ATGCCGTTTGTACCGCATACCGAAGACGAAGTGCGCGAGATGCTCGCCGCCATCGGCGTGGGCTCCGTGGAGGATCTCTTTGCCGAGATCACCCAGGACATGCGCCCCAAGAGTTTCGACATCCCCGACGGGCTGAGTGAAATGGAGGTCCTCTCCAAGCTCGAGGGGTTGGCCGCCAAGAACGCCACCAACAGCGTCAGTTTCCTGGGCGCGGGCTTCTACGACCATTACATTCCCGCCGCCGTGGACGCCCTGACCATGCGCGGCGAATTCTACACCGCCTACACCCCCTACCAACCCGAGGCCTCCCAGGGCACCCTGCAGGCCATCTTCGAGTACCAGACCGCCGTGACCCGGCTGCTGGGCATGGAGTGCGCCAACGCCTCGGTCTACGACGGCGGCACCGCCCTGTACGAGGCCCTGATGATGGCCGTGCGCAAGACCAAACGCCGCAAGATCGTGGTCTCCGAAGCGCTCAACCCCATCTACCGGGTCATGCTCGGCTCCTACACCTCCAACCTGGACCTCGAGTTCGTCACCGTACCCCACAAGGACGGCCGGACCGACGTCGAAGGCCTCAAGGCCGCGCTGGACGACTCCATCGCCGCCGTGCTGGTCCAGAACCCGAACTTCTTCGGCTCCATCAACGACTTCACCGAACTGTTCGCCGCGGCCGCCAAGGTCAAGGCCGTGTCCGTCGTGTCCGCCTATCCCGTGCTCCAGGCCCTGCTCAAGACGCCGGGGGCCATGGGCGCGGACATCGCCGTGGCCGAGGGCCAGTCCCTGGGCCTGCCCCTGTCCTTCGGCGGCCCGTACCTCGGGATCATGACCTGCACCAAGGCCATGATCCGCCAGATGCCCGGCCGCATCGTGGGCCGGACCACGGACACCGAGGGCCGCACCGGCTACGTGCTCACCCTCCAGGCCAGGGAGCAGCACATCCGCCGCCAGAAGGCCACGTCCAACATCTGCTCCAACCAGTCCCTGTGCGCCCTGCGCGCATTGGTCCACATGTGCGCCCTGGGCGAGCTCGGCATCAAGCGCGCGGCCCGGGTGTCGGTGGAACGCGCCCACATCTGCGCCGAGAGGCTGACCAGCATTCCGGGCGTGGACATGCTGACCAAGGGCGCGTTCGGCAACGAGTTCGCCGTGACCCTGCCTGTCAACGCCTTCGAGGTCATCGCCAAGCTGACCGAACGCGGCTTCGTGCCCGGCTTCCCGCTGGGCCGGTACTTCGACGGATTGGAAAACGGCCTGCTGGTGGCCTGCACGGAAAAGACCAGCGAAGAACAGATCGGCATATTCGCCGAGATGCTGCGAGGTGCGCTGAAATGA
- a CDS encoding L-cysteine desulfidase family protein, with protein MSFTVKDVLSIQVAPALGCTEPVAIALGAAAAVSLLPGKAFDSLEVAVDPNVYKNGLAVSIPGAGGLSGLDTAAALGAAGGDPALRLEVLQSVTDEDVKTAKKALAEGRVNVTLIKDHQGLLIRSKATADGKTAESVIEGLHDNIVSLTLDDRPMDSPLIRTRADGAPSPVAAMEAWLKTLTLNELMALTDELDEDDYAFLQEGVDVNVRLAEQGLKYGLGLGVGKTLERLCRQGLIKKDMMLAARILASAAADARMSGASLPAMSSAGSGNHGLTAILPIWAVKDYVQDVEIKDVLEAVALSHIVTAFVKAHTGRLSAICGCSVAAGAGATAGITFLLGGDAHHIAGAIKNLLEDLAGIICDGAKTGCALKLATAAGTAVQAALFSLQGVNVHHTDGIIGLSSEDTMRNVGTLAVDGMIQTDQTILQIMLEKRFSDV; from the coding sequence ATGAGCTTCACGGTCAAGGACGTTCTTTCCATCCAGGTCGCCCCGGCGCTGGGCTGCACCGAGCCCGTGGCCATCGCCCTGGGCGCGGCCGCCGCCGTATCCCTGCTGCCCGGCAAGGCGTTCGACTCCCTGGAAGTGGCCGTGGATCCCAACGTATACAAGAACGGCCTGGCCGTCTCCATCCCCGGCGCGGGCGGCCTGTCCGGCCTGGACACCGCCGCCGCGCTCGGCGCGGCGGGCGGCGACCCGGCCCTGCGCCTGGAAGTGTTGCAGAGCGTCACGGACGAGGACGTCAAAACCGCGAAAAAAGCCCTGGCCGAAGGAAGGGTGAACGTCACCCTGATCAAGGACCACCAGGGGCTGCTCATCCGCTCCAAGGCGACGGCGGACGGCAAGACGGCCGAATCGGTCATAGAGGGGCTGCACGATAACATCGTCTCCCTGACGCTGGACGACCGGCCCATGGACAGCCCGCTCATCCGCACCCGGGCCGACGGCGCGCCCTCGCCCGTGGCCGCCATGGAGGCGTGGCTCAAGACCCTGACCCTGAACGAACTCATGGCCCTGACCGACGAACTGGACGAGGACGACTACGCTTTCCTCCAGGAGGGCGTGGACGTGAACGTGCGCCTGGCCGAGCAGGGGCTGAAGTACGGCCTGGGGCTGGGCGTGGGCAAGACCCTGGAGCGGCTCTGCCGCCAGGGGCTGATCAAGAAGGACATGATGCTGGCCGCACGCATCCTGGCCTCGGCCGCGGCGGACGCGCGCATGTCCGGCGCGTCCCTGCCCGCCATGTCCTCGGCCGGGTCCGGCAACCACGGCCTGACCGCCATCCTGCCCATCTGGGCGGTCAAGGACTACGTTCAGGACGTGGAGATCAAGGACGTGCTCGAAGCCGTGGCCCTCTCCCATATAGTCACCGCCTTCGTCAAGGCGCATACCGGCCGCCTGTCCGCCATCTGCGGCTGCTCCGTGGCCGCCGGGGCCGGGGCCACGGCGGGCATAACCTTCCTGCTCGGCGGCGACGCCCACCACATCGCCGGGGCCATCAAGAATCTCCTGGAGGACCTGGCCGGGATCATCTGCGACGGCGCCAAGACCGGCTGCGCCCTCAAGCTGGCCACGGCCGCGGGCACGGCCGTCCAGGCCGCCCTCTTCTCGCTGCAGGGCGTCAACGTCCACCACACCGACGGCATCATCGGCCTGTCCTCCGAAGACACCATGAGAAACGTCGGAACGCTCGCTGTCGATGGCATGATCCAGACGGATCAGACCATCTTGCAGATCATGCTTGAGAAACGTTTCTCGGACGTATAG
- a CDS encoding ATP-binding protein, translated as MHTINPDECQFCGACQSACPQEAIIHPDGKNYYEVTDDCIDCGACEAECGFNAISADD; from the coding sequence ATGCATACGATCAACCCTGATGAATGTCAGTTCTGCGGCGCGTGTCAAAGCGCCTGTCCCCAGGAAGCGATCATCCACCCCGACGGCAAGAATTACTATGAGGTGACGGATGATTGCATTGATTGCGGCGCATGCGAAGCCGAATGCGGCTTCAACGCGATCAGTGCCGACGACTAG
- the gcvH gene encoding glycine cleavage system protein GcvH, which yields MIPEDLLYANTHEWVMVEGDVATVGITHFAQEQLGDLTFVELPEVGDTFEAGAEMGSVESVKAASEIYAPVTGEVIEVNTELEDAPEKVNEEPYGSGWLLKFRIKGDPEGLLDAEAYAAVVESEAH from the coding sequence ATGATTCCCGAAGATCTTTTGTATGCGAACACCCACGAATGGGTCATGGTCGAAGGCGACGTCGCCACGGTGGGCATCACCCACTTCGCCCAGGAGCAGCTGGGCGACCTGACCTTCGTGGAGCTGCCCGAGGTGGGCGACACCTTCGAGGCGGGCGCGGAGATGGGTTCCGTCGAATCCGTCAAGGCGGCCAGCGAGATATACGCCCCGGTGACCGGCGAAGTCATCGAGGTCAATACCGAACTCGAGGACGCCCCTGAAAAGGTCAACGAGGAGCCGTACGGCTCGGGCTGGCTGCTCAAGTTCCGGATCAAGGGCGATCCCGAGGGACTGCTGGACGCCGAAGCCTACGCCGCGGTGGTCGAATCCGAGGCCCACTAG